The following proteins come from a genomic window of Andrena cerasifolii isolate SP2316 chromosome 6, iyAndCera1_principal, whole genome shotgun sequence:
- the LOC143369964 gene encoding uncharacterized protein LOC143369964 yields the protein MISKMAKGKKSTEHTPNQEETNTIDRLLAENKRLKQELETLAATVMQLRATKEQHPLVEVSTKKGPANLQSDHVARGKQPAADPRIQAIRSKNQTSRDKEREYLSQQSRPSTSTSVTTTAARAIAAAKGDPQGPKTTDNFDEVKGTLNDANTSYYSFTPKDQKNYNYLLKGLPQSF from the exons ATGATCTCTAAGATGGCCAAAGGCAAAAAATCCACGGAGCACACGCCGAACCAAGAAGAGACGAATACTATCGACAGGCTATTAGCAgaaaataaaagattaaaacaagaGCTAGAAACATTAGCAGCAACCGTAATGCAACTCAGGGCAACAAAAGAGCAACATCCACTTGTTGAAGTTAGCACAAAAAAAGGCCCAGCTAACTTACAAAGCGACCACGTGGCGAGAGGGAAGCAGCCTGCAGCAGATCCTCGCATCCAGGCTATAAGATCCAAGAACCAGACAAGCAGAGACAAGGAAAGAGAATATCTGTCCCAGCAGTCCAGACCATCAACCTCAACTTCTGTGACAACAACAGCAGCTCGAGCCATCGCAGCAGCGAAAGGAGATCCTCAAGGGCCGAAGACAACAGACA ATTTTGATGAAGTGAAGGGTACACTCAATGATGCAAATACGAGTTATTATTCTTTTACACCGAAAGACCAAAAAAACTATAATTACCTATTAAAGGGTCTCCCCCAATCCTTCTGA